In a single window of the Massilia oculi genome:
- a CDS encoding Mpo1 family 2-hydroxy fatty acid dioxygenase — MEFSSTPRDIDVLLARYAESHRNPVNELIHFVCIPAIVFSLLGILWAIHPLVALAVVAAALVYYARLSMPFALGMAAMCAVMLGLLNALPDGTVLVTSIGVFVLAWIGQFIGHHIEGKKPSFFEDLRFLLIGPLFVLSFLYRRMRLAY, encoded by the coding sequence ATGGAATTTTCCTCTACGCCGCGCGATATCGACGTCTTGCTGGCCCGCTATGCCGAGAGCCACCGCAATCCCGTCAACGAACTGATCCACTTCGTCTGCATCCCCGCCATCGTGTTCAGCCTGCTGGGCATCCTGTGGGCGATTCACCCGCTCGTGGCCCTGGCCGTCGTGGCCGCCGCGCTGGTCTATTACGCCAGGCTATCGATGCCGTTCGCGCTCGGGATGGCGGCGATGTGCGCCGTGATGCTGGGGCTGCTGAACGCGCTGCCGGACGGCACCGTGCTGGTGACCTCGATCGGGGTCTTCGTGCTGGCCTGGATCGGGCAATTCATCGGCCACCATATCGAGGGCAAGAAACCGTCGTTCTTCGAGGACTTGCGCTTCCTGCTGATCGGGCCATTGTTCGTGCTGAGCTTCCTGTATCGGCGCATGCGGCTCGCCTACTGA
- a CDS encoding LysR family transcriptional regulator has translation MNKLQAMEVFVQVVDAGSFTRAAETLQLPKATVSTLVQGLETSLASKLLHRTTRHVSVTSDGAAYYERCVRILSDVRDAEESLSRHRFSPSGRLRVDAPTGLSTEILIPALPDFFERYPDITLELGTTDRPVDLVEEGVDCAVRGGELVDTNLIARRVGVINFVTCASPAYVERYGMPMHPRDLERHRCVNYFSARNGKISNWDYNRDGERIEMTLPGVIALNDSSAYIQAGLSGLGVINMTDYLLNEHLATGKMVRLLPEWRCDPLPVHVVYPHNRHLSAKVRVFVEWISELFANHPNLRLQPADTAAPVPALPSGARQTGQGD, from the coding sequence ATGAACAAACTCCAGGCCATGGAAGTCTTCGTGCAGGTGGTCGACGCCGGCAGCTTCACGCGCGCTGCCGAGACCCTGCAATTGCCCAAGGCGACGGTTTCGACCCTCGTCCAGGGACTGGAAACCTCGCTGGCTTCCAAGCTCTTGCACCGCACCACGCGCCATGTGTCGGTGACGTCGGACGGCGCCGCCTATTATGAACGCTGCGTACGCATCCTGTCCGACGTGCGCGACGCCGAGGAATCGCTGTCGCGCCACCGCTTCAGTCCCAGCGGACGGCTGCGGGTGGATGCGCCGACCGGGCTGTCAACCGAGATATTGATTCCGGCCTTGCCCGACTTCTTCGAGCGCTATCCGGACATCACGCTCGAGCTCGGCACCACCGACCGCCCCGTCGACCTGGTCGAGGAAGGCGTCGATTGCGCCGTGCGCGGCGGCGAACTGGTCGACACGAACCTGATCGCGCGCCGCGTCGGGGTGATCAATTTCGTCACCTGTGCCTCTCCCGCCTATGTGGAACGCTATGGCATGCCCATGCACCCGCGCGACCTGGAACGGCACCGCTGCGTGAACTATTTCTCGGCAAGGAACGGCAAGATCTCCAACTGGGACTATAACCGCGACGGCGAGCGGATCGAAATGACCTTGCCCGGCGTAATCGCCCTGAATGATTCGAGCGCCTATATCCAGGCCGGCTTGTCGGGGCTGGGCGTGATCAATATGACGGATTACCTGCTCAACGAGCACCTGGCCACAGGCAAGATGGTGCGTCTGTTGCCGGAATGGCGCTGCGATCCGCTGCCGGTGCACGTCGTCTATCCGCACAACCGCCATTTGTCGGCCAAGGTGCGCGTATTCGTCGAATGGATTTCGGAACTGTTCGCGAACCATCCGAACCTGCGCCTGCAGCCGGCCGACACCGCGGCGCCCGTGCCGGCCCTGCCTTCCGGCGCGCGGCAGACGGGACAGGGAGACTAA
- a CDS encoding alpha/beta hydrolase, with protein sequence MSAVLEAAERALKVRELEVGGATGPLAARLYAAGPAAKRDLLVVHFHGGGFDSGDLDECDDFLRSLAECDHLPLVLATTYTLATVSPFPAAVEDAHAVLQWAKKNKTKLGWSGKLLVTSGIEAGANLAAVCALMSRDRGGPALAGQILVMPMLDPALSTGSMRQMTYCADREKAATVCAAAYRGYLPHAADRSHPYAAPLHSSRLKNLAPALILSAEDDPLRDEAEQYGAKLINAGICTTVRRMAAPDLQDPNGRNECACKVQAMLEISSFLARLEGRGGA encoded by the coding sequence ATGAGCGCCGTGCTCGAAGCGGCCGAGCGTGCCCTGAAGGTGCGTGAGCTCGAGGTCGGTGGCGCCACCGGCCCGCTGGCCGCTCGGCTGTATGCCGCCGGCCCGGCCGCCAAGCGCGACTTGCTGGTGGTGCATTTCCACGGCGGCGGCTTCGATAGCGGCGACCTGGACGAGTGCGACGACTTCCTGCGCAGCCTGGCGGAGTGCGACCATCTGCCGCTGGTGCTGGCCACCACCTATACGCTGGCGACCGTGAGCCCGTTCCCTGCCGCGGTCGAGGATGCCCACGCGGTGCTGCAGTGGGCCAAGAAGAACAAGACCAAGCTGGGATGGAGCGGCAAGCTCCTGGTAACGTCCGGCATCGAAGCCGGCGCCAACCTGGCGGCGGTGTGCGCGCTGATGTCGCGCGACCGCGGCGGCCCGGCCCTGGCCGGACAGATCCTGGTCATGCCGATGCTCGACCCGGCCCTGTCCACCGGTTCGATGCGTCAGATGACCTATTGTGCCGATCGCGAAAAAGCGGCTACCGTATGTGCGGCCGCCTACCGCGGCTATCTGCCGCATGCGGCCGACCGCTCGCATCCGTATGCGGCGCCGCTGCACTCGAGCCGCCTCAAGAACCTGGCGCCGGCCCTGATCCTGTCGGCAGAGGACGACCCATTGCGCGACGAGGCCGAACAATACGGCGCCAAGTTGATCAACGCCGGCATCTGCACCACCGTGCGGCGCATGGCCGCACCCGACCTGCAGGATCCGAACGGGCGCAACGAGTGCGCCTGCAAGGTGCAGGCAATGCTTGAAATTTCCAGCTTCCTCGCGCGGCTGGAAGGGCGCGGAGGCGCCTGA
- a CDS encoding efflux RND transporter periplasmic adaptor subunit produces MNNQPELGKTKDLLQGKLRTVVAALALAGVVGAGVTGCADANSNDAPAAPPAPPVSAAVVVQKPVLETQEFSGRLEAIDVVEIRSRVSGYITAVNFKPGAEVKKGDVLFVIDPRPYQAESDRTQAAAAAARARADLARLELQRAERLLADKAIAQREFDERDAGQKELDASARAAAAEHEAARLNLAYTRVTAPIDGRVSKAEITLGNLVDASAVLTSVVSLDRIYASFDGDEDTYLRVSRRTHAGQPVDVKVGLAGEEGFPHAGKLEFVDNQLDSRSGSVRMRATLANADRQLAPGLFARVQIAGGAPSQQILIADRAINTDQDRKFVYVVDKEGKAEYRAVKLGPLNDGLRVVREGLKPGEKIVVNGLQRVRPGAPIAAQTVPMVAPAAAAPAAKDAKVALADVKE; encoded by the coding sequence ATGAATAACCAACCAGAACTGGGCAAAACAAAGGATCTGTTGCAGGGCAAGCTGCGGACGGTCGTCGCCGCGCTGGCGCTCGCCGGCGTGGTCGGCGCAGGCGTCACCGGCTGTGCGGACGCCAACAGCAACGATGCACCGGCAGCGCCCCCCGCGCCACCGGTGTCCGCCGCCGTGGTCGTGCAAAAACCCGTCCTCGAGACCCAGGAATTCTCGGGCCGTCTGGAAGCGATCGACGTGGTCGAGATCCGTTCGCGCGTCTCGGGCTACATCACCGCCGTCAATTTCAAGCCGGGCGCCGAAGTGAAGAAGGGCGACGTGCTGTTCGTGATCGACCCGCGTCCTTACCAGGCCGAGTCCGACCGCACCCAGGCCGCCGCCGCCGCCGCCCGCGCCCGCGCCGACCTGGCGCGCCTGGAACTGCAGCGCGCCGAGCGCCTGCTGGCCGATAAAGCCATCGCCCAGCGCGAGTTCGACGAACGCGACGCCGGCCAGAAGGAGCTCGACGCCAGCGCCCGCGCCGCCGCCGCCGAACACGAGGCCGCGCGCCTGAACCTGGCCTACACCCGCGTCACCGCCCCGATCGACGGCCGCGTCTCGAAAGCCGAGATCACCCTCGGCAACCTGGTCGACGCCAGCGCGGTGCTGACCTCCGTGGTGTCGCTGGACCGCATCTACGCCAGCTTCGACGGCGACGAGGACACCTATCTGCGCGTGAGCCGCCGCACCCACGCCGGCCAGCCGGTCGACGTGAAGGTCGGCCTGGCCGGCGAAGAAGGCTTCCCGCACGCCGGCAAGCTCGAATTCGTCGACAACCAGCTCGACAGCCGCAGCGGCAGCGTGCGCATGCGCGCCACCCTGGCCAATGCCGACCGCCAGCTGGCCCCAGGCCTGTTCGCGCGCGTGCAGATCGCCGGCGGCGCCCCGAGCCAGCAGATATTGATCGCCGACCGCGCCATCAACACCGACCAGGACCGCAAGTTCGTCTACGTGGTCGACAAGGAAGGCAAGGCCGAATACCGCGCCGTCAAGCTCGGACCGCTGAACGACGGCCTGCGCGTGGTGCGCGAGGGCCTGAAGCCGGGCGAGAAGATCGTCGTCAACGGCCTGCAGCGCGTGCGTCCCGGCGCGCCGATCGCCGCCCAAACCGTGCCGATGGTGGCCCCCGCGGCCGCAGCCCCGGCGGCCAAGGACGCCAAAGTGGCGCTGGCCGACGTCAAGGAGTAA
- a CDS encoding efflux RND transporter permease subunit, giving the protein MNFSRFFVDKPIFAAVLSVIIFVGGLISIFQLPISEYPEVVPPSVVVRAQYPGANPKVIAETVATPLEEQINGVEDMLYMSSQNTSDGALALTVTFKIGTNVEQAETAVQNRVQRALPRLPEEVRQIGVTTVKSSPNITMVVHLNSPNGQYDDLYLRNYAVLNVKDQLARINGMGEVQLFGSGEYAMRVWLDPQKVAARNLTAGDVVEAIREQNVQVAAGVIGQGPAKDADFQLTVNTVGRLQSVEEFGDIVLKTNADGGTTLLKDVARLELGSSSYALRSLLNNKSAVAIPIFAAPGANDLQLSSDVRATMDELAKDFPQGVEYSIVYDPTQFVRESIDSVIKTLLEAVVLVALVVIIFLQTWRASVIPLLAVPVSVVGTFAVMLAFGFSINTLSLFGLVLAIGIVVDDAIVVVENVERNIANGLTPHDATIQAMKEVSGPIIAIALVLCAVFVPIAFVSGLTGQFYRQFALTIAISTVISAFVSLTLAPALSSAILQPHGAPKDRLTRMIDAVFGRFFAVFNRFFARSSEKYEGGVKGVLRRKTAAIGVYLALAVAAVFMFKAVPPGFVPQQDKAYLIGFAQLPDAASLDRTEAVIRQMSAIAKDIPGVESSIAFPGLSINGFTNAPNAGIVFTSLKPFSERKGKDMSADAIAAEINKRMGAVEDAFVLVLSPPPVNGLGTTGGFKMMIEDRGNVGYDELNKAVQALQGRAWQTPELAGVFSGFQINVPQLFADIDRVKAKQLGVPLSAINQTLQVNLGSVYVNDFNQFGRTYQVRVQADAEFRSHREQIDQLKVRSNSGEMIPLSSVMRVKDTYGPDRVTRYNGYVAAEMNGGAAPGVSSGQAQAIMEKIAKETLPKGVSYEWTELTYQDILSGNTMIYVFPLCVLLVFLVLAAQYESWTLPLSVILIVPMSILCALAGVKLSGGDNNVFTQIALFVLVGLASKNAILIVEFARELEDHGRSVIDAALEASRLRLRPILMTSIAFIAGVVPLVFSSGAGAEMRHAIGIAVFWGMLGVTFFGLFLTPLFYVLLRMLAKRFEKPAKAPAVAHSTEGVH; this is encoded by the coding sequence ATGAACTTTTCCAGATTTTTTGTCGACAAGCCGATCTTCGCTGCGGTACTGTCGGTGATCATCTTCGTCGGCGGCCTGATTTCGATCTTCCAGCTGCCGATCTCGGAATACCCGGAAGTGGTGCCGCCCTCGGTGGTGGTGCGCGCCCAGTATCCGGGCGCGAACCCGAAGGTGATCGCCGAAACCGTGGCCACGCCATTGGAAGAACAGATCAACGGCGTCGAGGACATGCTGTACATGTCCTCGCAAAACACCTCGGACGGCGCGCTTGCGCTGACCGTCACCTTCAAGATCGGCACCAACGTCGAGCAGGCCGAAACCGCGGTGCAGAACCGGGTCCAGCGCGCGCTTCCACGTTTGCCGGAAGAGGTGCGCCAGATTGGCGTGACCACGGTGAAATCGTCGCCCAACATCACGATGGTGGTGCACCTGAATTCGCCCAATGGCCAGTACGATGACCTGTACCTGCGCAACTACGCGGTGCTGAACGTCAAGGACCAGCTGGCGCGCATCAATGGCATGGGCGAAGTGCAGCTGTTCGGTTCCGGCGAATACGCGATGCGGGTCTGGCTCGATCCGCAGAAGGTGGCCGCGCGCAACCTGACCGCGGGCGATGTGGTCGAGGCGATCCGCGAACAGAACGTGCAGGTCGCGGCCGGCGTGATCGGCCAGGGTCCGGCCAAGGACGCCGACTTCCAGCTGACCGTCAACACGGTGGGCCGCCTGCAGAGCGTCGAGGAATTCGGCGACATCGTCCTCAAGACCAATGCCGACGGCGGTACCACGCTGCTCAAGGACGTGGCGCGCCTGGAACTCGGTTCCAGCTCGTATGCATTGCGCTCGCTGCTGAACAACAAGTCGGCGGTGGCGATCCCGATCTTCGCCGCCCCTGGCGCCAACGACCTGCAACTATCAAGCGACGTGCGCGCCACGATGGATGAGCTGGCGAAGGATTTCCCGCAGGGAGTCGAGTATTCGATCGTGTATGACCCGACCCAGTTCGTGCGCGAATCGATCGACTCGGTGATCAAGACCCTGCTCGAAGCCGTGGTGCTGGTGGCGCTGGTCGTCATCATCTTCCTGCAGACCTGGCGCGCCTCGGTCATCCCGCTGCTGGCGGTGCCGGTCTCGGTGGTGGGCACCTTCGCCGTGATGCTGGCCTTCGGCTTCTCGATCAACACGCTGTCGCTGTTCGGCCTGGTGCTGGCGATCGGCATCGTGGTCGACGACGCGATCGTGGTGGTGGAAAACGTCGAGCGCAATATCGCGAATGGTCTGACGCCGCATGACGCGACCATCCAGGCGATGAAGGAAGTCAGTGGTCCGATCATTGCGATCGCCCTGGTGCTGTGCGCGGTGTTCGTGCCGATCGCCTTCGTGTCGGGCCTGACCGGCCAGTTCTATCGCCAGTTCGCCCTGACCATCGCGATCTCGACCGTGATCTCGGCCTTCGTGTCGCTGACCCTGGCGCCGGCCTTGTCAAGCGCGATCCTGCAGCCGCACGGCGCGCCGAAGGACCGGTTGACGCGCATGATCGACGCAGTTTTCGGACGCTTCTTCGCCGTGTTCAACCGCTTCTTCGCCCGTTCGTCCGAGAAGTACGAAGGTGGCGTGAAGGGCGTCCTGCGCCGCAAGACCGCCGCCATCGGCGTCTACCTGGCGCTGGCCGTGGCCGCGGTGTTCATGTTCAAGGCAGTGCCGCCGGGCTTCGTGCCGCAGCAGGATAAAGCCTACCTGATCGGCTTCGCCCAGCTGCCGGACGCCGCTTCGCTCGACCGCACCGAAGCCGTGATCCGCCAGATGTCGGCCATCGCCAAGGACATCCCGGGCGTGGAATCGTCGATCGCCTTCCCGGGCCTGTCGATCAATGGCTTCACCAATGCGCCGAATGCCGGCATCGTGTTCACCAGCCTGAAGCCGTTCAGCGAGCGCAAGGGCAAGGACATGAGCGCGGACGCCATCGCGGCCGAGATCAACAAGCGCATGGGCGCCGTCGAAGACGCCTTCGTGCTGGTGCTGTCGCCACCGCCGGTGAACGGCCTGGGCACCACGGGCGGCTTCAAGATGATGATCGAAGACCGCGGCAACGTCGGCTACGACGAGTTGAACAAGGCGGTGCAGGCGCTGCAGGGCCGCGCCTGGCAGACCCCGGAGCTGGCCGGCGTGTTCTCCGGTTTCCAGATCAACGTCCCGCAGCTGTTCGCCGACATCGACCGCGTGAAAGCCAAGCAGCTGGGCGTGCCGCTGTCCGCGATCAACCAGACCCTGCAGGTGAACCTGGGTTCGGTGTACGTGAACGACTTCAACCAGTTCGGCCGTACCTACCAGGTGCGCGTGCAGGCCGACGCCGAGTTCCGTTCGCACCGCGAGCAGATCGACCAGTTGAAGGTGCGCAGCAACAGCGGCGAGATGATCCCGCTGTCGTCGGTGATGCGCGTGAAGGACACCTATGGTCCGGACCGCGTGACGCGCTACAACGGCTATGTCGCGGCCGAGATGAATGGCGGCGCGGCCCCGGGCGTGTCGTCGGGCCAGGCGCAAGCCATCATGGAGAAAATCGCGAAAGAGACGCTGCCGAAGGGCGTGTCGTATGAATGGACGGAGCTGACCTACCAGGACATCCTGTCGGGCAACACCATGATCTATGTGTTCCCGCTGTGCGTGCTGCTGGTGTTCCTGGTGCTGGCCGCCCAGTACGAGAGCTGGACGCTGCCGCTGTCGGTGATCCTGATCGTGCCGATGTCGATCCTGTGCGCGCTGGCCGGCGTCAAGCTGTCGGGTGGCGACAACAATGTGTTCACCCAGATCGCCCTGTTCGTGCTGGTGGGCCTGGCCTCGAAGAACGCGATCCTGATCGTTGAATTCGCCCGCGAACTCGAAGACCATGGCCGCAGCGTGATCGACGCCGCCCTGGAAGCTTCCCGCCTGCGTCTGCGTCCGATCCTGATGACGTCGATCGCCTTCATCGCCGGCGTGGTGCCGCTGGTGTTCTCGAGCGGCGCCGGCGCCGAGATGCGCCACGCGATCGGCATCGCCGTGTTCTGGGGCATGCTGGGCGTGACCTTCTTCGGCCTGTTCCTGACGCCGCTGTTCTACGTGCTGCTGCGCATGCTGGCCAAGCGCTTTGAAAAACCTGCGAAGGCGCCGGCCGTGGCGCATAGCACGGAAGGAGTACATTGA
- a CDS encoding efflux transporter outer membrane subunit — translation MNNPFIRRGVAPLLSPLLAALLLTACATPDFVQPNVATPAAFRESQAPKAADVEVAGVDGARWKPAQPAEAQPRGQWWLAFNDPALTALIEEAAANNANLSVAASRVKQARAIAGIAEADRIPQVGIGIGAQRARLSPLESNLPQGSDTEARTSYTARLSASYEVDLFGRVAAGVSAARGDAATSEANFRSVLLALQADVAQTYFRLRALDAELVTVDETVRLREESVGVTQRRFDLGDIGEFDLSRARTELATARAEAIGVRRQRATTEHALAVLLGKPAADYVAGPSPLLDANLMPAIPAGLPSSLLERRPDIVAAQRAMEASNARIGVARGAMFPALTISADGGGVGGVFSEVFKWSSRSWVVGALASMPLIDGGRNRNNVLRSEAALEESVGTYRQSVLVAFAEVEDNLAGLRILAGQSAQIDAAVVSARRSADLAQKLYDAGRSSYLELLDAQRNLATVERAAVQLRGDRALTTVALIRSLGGGWDAPQAEAATLVQR, via the coding sequence ATGAATAATCCATTCATTCGACGCGGCGTCGCGCCGTTGTTAAGCCCATTACTGGCGGCCTTGCTGCTGACCGCCTGCGCCACCCCGGACTTCGTCCAGCCCAACGTGGCCACCCCGGCCGCCTTCCGCGAATCGCAGGCCCCCAAGGCGGCCGACGTGGAAGTGGCGGGCGTCGACGGCGCGCGCTGGAAGCCGGCGCAGCCGGCCGAAGCCCAGCCGCGCGGCCAGTGGTGGCTGGCCTTCAACGACCCGGCGCTCACCGCGCTGATCGAGGAAGCCGCCGCCAACAACGCCAACCTGTCGGTCGCGGCCAGCCGCGTCAAGCAGGCGCGGGCCATCGCCGGCATCGCCGAAGCCGACCGCATCCCGCAGGTGGGCATCGGCATCGGCGCCCAGCGCGCGCGCCTGTCGCCGCTGGAGTCGAATCTGCCGCAGGGCAGCGATACCGAAGCGCGCACCAGCTACACCGCGCGCCTCTCGGCCAGCTACGAGGTCGACCTGTTCGGCCGCGTGGCGGCCGGCGTGTCGGCGGCGCGCGGCGACGCGGCGACGTCCGAGGCGAACTTCCGCTCGGTGCTGCTGGCGCTGCAGGCCGACGTGGCCCAGACCTATTTCAGGCTGCGCGCGCTGGACGCCGAACTCGTGACGGTCGACGAGACCGTGCGCCTGCGTGAAGAGAGCGTGGGCGTGACCCAGCGCCGCTTCGACCTGGGCGATATCGGCGAATTCGACCTGTCGCGTGCCCGCACCGAGCTGGCGACGGCGCGCGCCGAAGCGATCGGCGTGCGGCGCCAGCGCGCCACCACCGAGCACGCGCTTGCCGTCCTGCTGGGCAAGCCGGCGGCCGACTACGTGGCCGGCCCGAGCCCGCTGCTCGACGCGAACCTGATGCCGGCGATTCCCGCCGGCCTCCCATCGTCGCTGCTGGAGCGTCGTCCCGACATCGTCGCCGCCCAGCGCGCGATGGAAGCGTCCAACGCCCGCATCGGCGTGGCGCGCGGCGCCATGTTCCCGGCGCTGACCATCAGCGCCGACGGCGGCGGCGTCGGTGGCGTGTTCTCGGAAGTCTTCAAATGGAGCAGCCGCTCGTGGGTGGTGGGGGCGCTGGCCTCGATGCCGCTGATCGACGGTGGCCGCAACCGCAACAACGTGCTGCGCAGCGAAGCGGCGCTCGAGGAATCGGTGGGTACCTACCGCCAGAGCGTGCTGGTGGCGTTCGCCGAAGTCGAGGACAACCTGGCCGGCCTGCGCATCCTGGCCGGCCAGTCGGCCCAGATCGACGCCGCCGTGGTGTCGGCGCGCCGTTCGGCCGATCTCGCGCAGAAGCTGTATGACGCGGGCCGTTCCAGCTACCTTGAACTGCTCGACGCGCAGCGCAACCTGGCGACGGTGGAACGCGCCGCGGTGCAGCTGCGCGGCGACCGTGCGCTGACGACCGTGGCGCTGATCCGGTCGCTGGGCGGCGGCTGGGATGCCCCGCAGGCAGAAGCGGCGACCCTGGTACAGCGTTGA
- a CDS encoding alpha-amylase C-terminal beta-sheet domain-containing protein, with protein sequence MKKSIIGMLAASAMAVCAGAGAATPPAQSGNSQAVLLQGFHWNSSGYRSPNWYNILLGNVGDLKTMGFTHVWFPPPSDSAASQGYLPRQLNVLSSSYGSSAELTNVVRAFTNNGIKAVADIVVNHRVGTTNWSDFTNPNWTLHTIVNNDECNCGLGNPDTALGFDGGRDLDHRNVGEVQNGIVTWLNHTLKPVGFSGMRIDYVRGFSPSYAGQYANAFGAEFCVGELWNDMNLNDIDAHRQEIMNWINGTGNSCGAFDFTTKGLLNDALANGNYWRLRDASGKPQGALGWWPAMSVTFVDNHDTGPSESCGNGQNYWSVPCGSVMEGYAYVLSHPGIPTVYYPHIYNWNLKTPISALMAARRTAGVHSTSPVAIQQATQGLYAAIINGNTRQLAMKIGPNSWSPAGSGWVLQTSGNHYAVWIK encoded by the coding sequence ATGAAGAAGAGCATCATCGGCATGCTGGCCGCGAGCGCCATGGCCGTCTGCGCCGGCGCCGGCGCCGCCACCCCGCCGGCCCAGTCCGGCAACAGCCAGGCCGTCCTGCTGCAGGGCTTCCACTGGAATTCGTCGGGCTACCGCAGCCCGAACTGGTACAACATCCTGCTGGGCAATGTGGGGGACCTGAAAACGATGGGATTCACCCACGTCTGGTTCCCGCCGCCATCGGATTCCGCCGCGTCCCAGGGCTATCTGCCGCGCCAGCTCAACGTGCTCAGTTCGAGCTATGGCAGCTCGGCCGAGCTGACCAACGTCGTGCGCGCCTTCACCAACAACGGCATCAAGGCGGTGGCGGATATCGTGGTCAATCACCGTGTCGGCACCACCAACTGGTCGGACTTCACCAATCCCAACTGGACACTGCACACGATCGTCAACAACGACGAATGCAACTGCGGCCTGGGCAATCCCGACACCGCCCTCGGCTTCGACGGCGGCCGCGACCTGGATCACCGCAACGTGGGCGAAGTCCAGAACGGCATCGTCACCTGGTTGAACCACACGCTGAAGCCGGTGGGCTTCAGCGGCATGCGGATCGACTACGTGCGCGGCTTCAGCCCGAGTTATGCCGGCCAGTACGCCAACGCCTTCGGCGCCGAATTCTGCGTCGGCGAGCTGTGGAACGATATGAACCTGAACGATATCGACGCCCACCGCCAGGAAATCATGAACTGGATTAACGGCACGGGTAACAGCTGCGGCGCCTTCGATTTCACCACCAAGGGCCTGCTCAACGATGCGCTCGCGAACGGTAACTACTGGCGCCTGCGTGACGCATCCGGCAAGCCGCAAGGGGCGCTGGGCTGGTGGCCGGCGATGTCGGTGACCTTCGTGGACAACCACGACACCGGTCCGTCCGAAAGCTGCGGCAATGGCCAGAACTACTGGTCGGTGCCGTGCGGTTCGGTGATGGAAGGGTATGCCTATGTGCTGAGCCATCCGGGCATCCCGACCGTGTACTACCCCCACATCTATAACTGGAACCTGAAGACGCCGATTTCGGCGCTGATGGCGGCGCGGCGTACGGCGGGCGTGCATTCGACCTCGCCGGTGGCGATCCAGCAGGCGACCCAGGGCCTGTATGCGGCGATCATCAACGGCAACACGCGCCAGCTGGCGATGAAGATCGGGCCGAACAGCTGGAGCCCGGCGGGCAGTGGATGGGTGCTGCAGACGTCGGGGAATCATTACGCGGTCTGGATCAAATAA
- a CDS encoding type II toxin-antitoxin system RelE/ParE family toxin translates to MARISYSSRALADLERISDFLAPEGMDAQLEALDLIDEAVTVLVRHPLIGRLAEHDLRELIISQAKTGYIALYSYEVEQDVILILAIRHRREVGFYG, encoded by the coding sequence ATGGCGAGAATAAGCTATTCCAGTCGTGCGCTGGCCGACCTCGAACGTATCAGCGACTTTCTCGCACCGGAGGGCATGGACGCGCAACTCGAAGCACTCGATTTGATTGACGAGGCCGTCACGGTACTCGTTCGGCACCCGCTCATCGGCCGTCTCGCAGAGCATGATTTACGTGAACTCATCATCTCGCAGGCGAAAACCGGATACATCGCTCTCTACAGCTATGAAGTGGAACAGGATGTCATCCTGATTCTCGCCATCCGACACCGGCGGGAAGTTGGCTTCTACGGATAG
- a CDS encoding CopG family transcriptional regulator, with protein sequence MSTTSLKLPDELKLRAVNAARELGISPHAFMVDAIRQAAYAVEQRAAFVTQAREARTEMLEHGNGHAAEDVRAYLRQRLQNGQIERPAKKPWRE encoded by the coding sequence ATGTCGACCACATCACTCAAGCTTCCCGATGAGCTCAAGCTACGCGCAGTCAACGCTGCGCGGGAACTAGGCATCAGTCCCCACGCATTCATGGTGGACGCGATCCGCCAGGCCGCCTATGCTGTCGAGCAACGCGCAGCCTTCGTTACGCAGGCGCGAGAAGCAAGGACGGAAATGCTGGAGCATGGAAATGGGCATGCGGCCGAGGACGTTCGAGCGTATCTGCGCCAGCGTCTCCAGAACGGCCAGATTGAAAGGCCCGCCAAGAAACCATGGCGAGAATAA
- a CDS encoding DNA-deoxyinosine glycosylase, translating into MLVGLPPVLDLQTRIVILGSFPGEASLSAKRYYAHPRNQFWRLMSAVTNEPLADMDYEERLARLLAHRIGLWDTIAACEREGSLDAAIRQAQANEFGVLLRHSPHLFRVCFNGKTSGKSEQRFCMAGFETLVLPSSSPAYAHMSFEDKLAVWKKIVDS; encoded by the coding sequence ATGCTAGTTGGCTTGCCTCCCGTTCTTGATCTGCAAACACGTATTGTTATCCTTGGAAGTTTTCCTGGTGAGGCGTCCCTTTCGGCAAAGCGATACTATGCCCATCCTAGGAATCAGTTCTGGCGGCTTATGTCTGCAGTGACGAATGAACCTCTCGCAGATATGGATTACGAAGAGCGATTGGCTCGCTTGCTTGCTCACCGGATCGGCTTGTGGGACACCATCGCTGCTTGCGAACGTGAAGGAAGCTTGGACGCTGCCATTCGTCAGGCACAGGCCAACGAATTTGGCGTTTTGCTACGGCACAGCCCACATCTTTTCCGCGTCTGCTTCAACGGTAAGACCTCCGGCAAATCCGAACAACGCTTTTGCATGGCAGGGTTCGAAACCCTCGTATTGCCCTCATCATCGCCAGCGTACGCTCATATGTCTTTCGAAGATAAACTGGCTGTCTGGAAGAAGATCGTAGACTCATAG